One genomic region from Salvia hispanica cultivar TCC Black 2014 chromosome 2, UniMelb_Shisp_WGS_1.0, whole genome shotgun sequence encodes:
- the LOC125206396 gene encoding uncharacterized protein LOC125206396 produces the protein MSRDFLTHLKLSSDEKGQVDVKFEENQADVEEEEEVEEDAEEEEEEEFSFMCGGANTSPIAAEDAFINGQIKPVFPLFSRDLLFYGEDPTALHDNLAMRPPVKVFVETAGGATSSAAGPSCDWSDRKAVEASPEVCKKSNSTGFSKIWRFKDLLGRSNSDGRDAFVFLNNSHAKGEEKKEEAVKVSGKSKKGGKVKTAPLSAHEVYLKSKAKGEERRRSYLPYRPELMGFFTNVNGGLSKNVHPF, from the coding sequence ATGAGCCGAGATTTCCTCACGCATCTGAAACTCAGCAGTGATGAAAAAGGCCAAGTTGATgtgaaatttgaagaaaatcaaGCTGatgtagaagaagaagaagaagtcgAAGAGGATgcggaagaagaagaagaagaggaattTTCGTTTATGTGTGGAGGAGCGAACACGTCGCCTATAGCGGCGGAGGATGCTTTCATCAATGGCCAGATCAAGCCGGTTTTCCCCTTGTTCAGCCGCGATTTGCTATTTTACGGCGAAGATCCCACCGCCTTGCACGATAATTTGGCGATGAGGCCTCCGGTGAAGGTGTTCGTGGAAACGGCTGGAGGTGCCACGTCATCGGCCGCCGGTCCGAGCTGCGACTGGTCGGACCGGAAGGCGGTCGAGGCGTCGCCTGAGGTCTGCAAAAAGAGCAACTCGACCGGGTTTTCTAAAATTTGGCGGTTCAAGGATTTGCTGGGGAGGAGCAACAGCGACGGCAGGGACGCTTTCGTCTTCCTGAACAACAGCCACGCGAAGGGAGAGGAGAAAAAGGAGGAGGCGGtgaaagtgagtggaaaatcGAAGAAGGGGGGGAAGGTGAAAACGGCGCCGTTGTCGGCTCATGAAGTGTACTTGAAGAGTAAGGCGAAGGGGGAGGAGCGCCGGCGGTCGTATTTGCCTTACCGGCCGGAGTTGATGGGGTTTTTCACTAATGTTAATGGCGGATTAAGTAAAAACGTACATCCCTTTTAA